From one Catellatospora sp. IY07-71 genomic stretch:
- a CDS encoding dihydrofolate reductase family protein, producing the protein MRQLVYTGFMSLDGVVDSPGGTAEGHRSGGWVINDIEFLPEAFSLKGEELADTTALMFGRRSYEAFAPTWRDSDDHAPYRDLPKYVLSSTLRDDELTDGWGPTTILRTEDDIAALKKSDGGAIFIHGSAELARRLSDAGLIDRYHLLVFPVLLGAGKSLFSGADKAKQGLILRDSAAYPNGVVKLIYDVAG; encoded by the coding sequence ATGCGTCAACTGGTCTACACGGGATTCATGTCGCTCGACGGTGTCGTGGATTCCCCCGGTGGGACGGCGGAGGGGCACCGCAGCGGCGGCTGGGTCATCAACGACATCGAGTTCCTGCCCGAGGCGTTCTCGCTCAAGGGCGAGGAACTCGCCGACACCACGGCGCTCATGTTCGGCCGCCGCAGCTACGAGGCGTTCGCGCCCACCTGGCGTGACTCCGACGACCACGCCCCCTACCGCGACCTGCCGAAATACGTGCTTTCCAGCACGCTGCGCGACGACGAGCTGACCGATGGCTGGGGTCCGACCACGATCCTGCGCACCGAGGACGACATCGCGGCGCTCAAGAAGTCCGACGGTGGCGCGATCTTCATTCACGGCAGCGCGGAACTCGCCCGGCGCCTGTCCGACGCGGGCCTGATCGACCGATACCACCTGCTCGTGTTCCCGGTGCTGCTCGGTGCGGGCAAGAGCCTGTTCAGCGGGGCGGACAAGGCCAAGCAGGGACTGATCCTGCGCGACTCCGCGGCCTACCCGAACGGCGTCGTGAAGCTGATCTACGACGTCGCCGGCTGA
- a CDS encoding TraR/DksA family transcriptional regulator: protein MTAVVDGVDRAAIGRMVRQRHEQTAAQLRGLREQSAAVIASPERGTGDAADAGTLALESAEQSLVTAALREQLERLQVALVRLENGTLGICERCHEQVPMPRLEVMPWAAHCVPCQSILDRR from the coding sequence ATGACCGCGGTGGTGGACGGTGTCGACAGGGCTGCGATCGGCCGGATGGTGCGCCAGCGCCATGAGCAGACCGCCGCGCAGTTGCGTGGGCTGCGCGAGCAGAGCGCCGCGGTGATCGCGAGCCCCGAGCGGGGCACCGGTGACGCCGCGGACGCGGGCACGCTGGCACTGGAGAGCGCCGAGCAGTCGCTGGTCACCGCCGCGCTGCGGGAGCAGCTGGAGCGGCTGCAGGTCGCGCTGGTGCGCCTGGAGAACGGGACCCTGGGCATCTGCGAGCGATGCCACGAGCAGGTTCCCATGCCGCGCCTGGAGGTCATGCCGTGGGCGGCGCACTGCGTGCCGTGTCAGAGCATCCTGGACCGCAGGTGA
- a CDS encoding flavoprotein: MTRTLLILVCGAGPAADVGKLVALAHDAHWEVGVTATPGALPFLDAAALPPSVSLRSDFKPTSGSARRSLPDPQALIIAPATYNTVNKLAAGIADNYALVSAAESIGRGVPTVVVPFVNSALAARTPFRRSVAALRDEGLYVLFGAHDRWEPHQPGTGSDRRSVFPWSTALEVASRQADVRQ; encoded by the coding sequence ATGACGCGAACGCTGCTGATCCTTGTCTGCGGCGCTGGGCCGGCGGCGGATGTCGGAAAGCTGGTCGCGCTGGCCCACGACGCCCACTGGGAGGTCGGAGTGACAGCCACTCCCGGTGCGCTGCCGTTTCTCGATGCCGCGGCCCTGCCTCCGTCGGTGAGCCTGCGCAGCGACTTCAAGCCCACGTCAGGGTCTGCCCGGCGAAGCCTGCCGGACCCACAGGCGCTGATCATCGCGCCCGCGACGTACAACACCGTCAACAAGCTCGCAGCGGGGATCGCAGACAACTACGCGCTGGTTTCCGCCGCCGAATCGATCGGGCGAGGCGTGCCGACGGTCGTCGTGCCCTTCGTCAACTCCGCGCTGGCCGCTCGAACGCCGTTCCGACGGTCGGTCGCCGCGCTGCGCGACGAAGGCCTGTACGTGCTGTTCGGAGCCCACGACCGCTGGGAGCCGCACCAGCCCGGAACCGGATCAGACCGCCGGAGCGTATTCCCGTGGTCCACAGCGCTCGAGGTAGCGAGCCGCCAAGCTGATGTCCGGCAGTAG
- a CDS encoding helix-turn-helix transcriptional regulator yields MAQQPRALDPDASPRARFGAKLREARQAAQMSVSHLAAQIPVHPDSIAKYEKADRWPARGIAEKLDSVLQARGVLLAAWQDGDGYRPRAGTVHGGPPADGAGWGHEIQRRTFLPAAAAVLSGTSAVKLLDALLGLGHREHVARPPVIGELARQVAQVKTAYQACRYDSALSGLPMLLEALTAAQATGKPADAAQVQALAADTYHVAGSLLLKLGDPATALLAADRSQRHARASGDPVASPPGPAS; encoded by the coding sequence ATGGCGCAGCAGCCACGCGCACTCGACCCGGACGCATCGCCCAGAGCCCGCTTCGGCGCGAAGTTACGCGAGGCGCGGCAAGCCGCTCAGATGTCCGTATCCCATCTGGCGGCGCAGATCCCAGTGCACCCCGACAGCATTGCCAAGTACGAGAAGGCCGACCGCTGGCCCGCACGCGGCATCGCCGAGAAGCTCGACAGCGTCCTACAGGCTCGTGGCGTTCTTCTCGCAGCCTGGCAGGATGGCGACGGCTATCGTCCACGGGCCGGAACCGTGCACGGCGGCCCACCAGCCGACGGCGCTGGTTGGGGTCACGAAATCCAGCGAAGAACCTTCCTCCCGGCCGCGGCGGCGGTGCTCTCAGGCACCTCAGCCGTCAAGCTGCTCGACGCCCTGCTCGGGCTGGGGCACCGCGAACACGTCGCACGTCCGCCGGTCATCGGTGAACTCGCACGGCAGGTCGCCCAGGTGAAGACGGCTTATCAGGCATGCCGCTACGACTCGGCGCTGTCCGGCCTGCCGATGCTGCTGGAAGCGCTGACGGCAGCCCAGGCCACGGGCAAGCCCGCAGACGCCGCCCAGGTGCAGGCACTGGCCGCAGACACCTACCACGTGGCCGGCAGTCTCCTGCTGAAGCTCGGCGACCCTGCGACGGCGCTGCTGGCCGCCGATCGGAGCCAGCGCCATGCCAGAGCCAGCGGAGACCCCGTCGCGTCGCCGCCGGGGCCCGCATCGTGA
- a CDS encoding helix-turn-helix domain-containing protein has protein sequence MGLLFEARESGSPWIDTVWTCTSEQVTEMTSVAGVSWGLVFWRHEGRAHATVTGPGTRSGTAPVPQGASFVGVEFAVGTSLRCASMAALVDGGVELPDATRRTFRLDGARWETPGPDDVEALVERLVRAEAVVRDPLVAEVRRGGRPEVTARTLERRFQAATGLTQGAVRQIERARSAAALLASGVPVGDVVFALDYFDAPHLAHALRRYIGRTARQLREGAGGAIGLGLDQPATS, from the coding sequence GTGGGACTGCTGTTCGAGGCGCGGGAATCAGGCTCGCCGTGGATCGACACGGTGTGGACCTGCACGAGCGAGCAGGTAACGGAGATGACCTCGGTGGCCGGGGTGTCGTGGGGCCTGGTGTTCTGGAGGCACGAGGGCCGTGCCCACGCCACCGTCACGGGACCGGGGACCCGGTCGGGCACGGCGCCGGTGCCGCAGGGCGCGAGCTTCGTCGGCGTCGAGTTCGCGGTGGGCACGTCGCTGCGCTGCGCCTCCATGGCGGCCCTGGTCGACGGGGGCGTCGAGCTTCCCGACGCCACGCGCCGGACCTTCCGGCTGGATGGTGCCCGCTGGGAGACGCCGGGCCCCGATGATGTGGAGGCGCTGGTGGAGCGGCTCGTCCGCGCCGAGGCCGTGGTCCGCGATCCGCTTGTCGCCGAGGTTCGCCGGGGCGGCCGTCCCGAGGTCACGGCCCGCACTCTCGAACGCCGTTTCCAGGCCGCGACGGGGCTGACCCAGGGCGCGGTGCGGCAGATCGAGCGCGCGCGCTCGGCCGCGGCGCTGCTGGCGTCCGGCGTCCCGGTCGGCGACGTCGTGTTCGCGCTCGACTACTTCGACGCGCCACATCTGGCCCATGCGCTGCGGCGTTACATCGGCCGGACCGCGCGCCAGCTCCGCGAGGGCGCCGGCGGCGCGATCGGCCTGGGCCTGGATCAGCCGGCGACGTCGTAG
- a CDS encoding RICIN domain-containing protein, producing MFRKPAVSSAVVLLLAAGLVSITAPQPAAAASCSVLFDDFQYSSSTDPALAARHWTVRGGGGGPGIPGATWLPSNVTFPVADGQKVLQLSSYTDGTGAGTAQTEIYHQRKFFEGTYASRVRFTDAPVSGNDGDKVVETFFTITPLAYPMDPSYGEIDFEYLANGGWGETGSAFFETTWETYQPDPWVADNVHAVQRRSHNGWHDLVAQVSGGRVKYYIDGALVADHGDKFYPETPMSINYNLWFIDSSGHTGGRSTYIQQVDWLYFAGNEVISGDVARNRVNAYRSLGTTHVDTVGTGGTCPDPGGSGGPISSTTWYSIVNKTSGKCVDARASGTANGTAIQQYTCNNSNAQQFLFQPTSGSNVRVNNRNNSAQVIDVSGVSAADNAVVHLWSYVGGANQQWIPVAEGGGWYHFVSAHSGKCLDVPAASTADSVQLVQYTCNGTGAQSFRLVAQP from the coding sequence GTGTTCCGAAAACCCGCCGTCTCGAGTGCGGTGGTGCTGCTGCTCGCCGCTGGGCTGGTCAGCATCACCGCGCCGCAGCCCGCCGCTGCCGCCAGCTGCAGCGTCCTGTTCGACGACTTTCAGTACAGCTCGTCCACCGACCCCGCCCTGGCGGCCCGGCACTGGACGGTGCGCGGCGGCGGCGGCGGACCGGGCATCCCCGGTGCCACCTGGCTGCCGTCCAACGTGACGTTCCCCGTCGCCGACGGGCAGAAGGTGCTCCAGCTGTCGTCCTACACGGACGGCACCGGCGCCGGGACGGCGCAGACGGAGATCTACCACCAGCGCAAGTTCTTCGAGGGCACCTACGCCAGCCGGGTCCGCTTCACCGACGCGCCGGTCTCCGGAAACGACGGCGACAAGGTCGTCGAGACCTTCTTCACGATCACCCCGCTGGCATACCCGATGGACCCCAGCTACGGCGAGATCGACTTCGAGTACCTGGCGAACGGGGGATGGGGCGAGACGGGCTCGGCGTTCTTCGAGACCACCTGGGAGACCTACCAGCCCGACCCGTGGGTGGCCGACAACGTGCACGCCGTGCAGCGGCGCAGCCACAACGGCTGGCACGACCTGGTCGCGCAGGTCAGCGGCGGCCGGGTCAAGTACTACATCGACGGGGCGCTCGTCGCCGACCACGGCGACAAGTTCTATCCCGAGACGCCGATGTCGATCAACTACAACCTGTGGTTCATCGACAGCTCCGGGCACACCGGCGGCCGCAGCACCTACATCCAGCAGGTGGACTGGCTCTACTTCGCCGGCAACGAGGTGATCTCCGGCGATGTGGCCCGCAACCGGGTCAACGCCTACCGGAGCCTGGGCACCACGCACGTGGACACCGTCGGCACGGGCGGCACCTGCCCCGACCCCGGCGGCAGCGGCGGGCCGATCTCCTCCACGACCTGGTACAGCATCGTCAACAAGACGAGCGGCAAGTGTGTCGACGCCCGCGCCTCGGGCACCGCGAACGGCACCGCGATCCAGCAGTACACCTGCAACAACTCCAACGCCCAGCAGTTCCTGTTCCAGCCCACCAGCGGCAGCAACGTGCGCGTCAACAACCGGAACAACTCCGCCCAGGTCATCGACGTGAGCGGGGTGTCCGCCGCGGACAACGCGGTCGTGCACCTGTGGAGCTACGTCGGCGGCGCGAACCAGCAGTGGATCCCGGTGGCCGAAGGCGGCGGCTGGTATCACTTCGTGTCCGCGCACAGCGGCAAGTGCCTCGACGTCCCGGCGGCCTCCACCGCCGACAGCGTGCAGCTGGTGCAGTACACCTGCAACGGCACCGGCGCGCAGTCGTTCCGGCTGGTGGCCCAGCCATAG
- a CDS encoding RICIN domain-containing protein translates to MTRRLSALVLAALAAVTSLVVAASPASAATSQFRGMNWAVLGDNFSTGTLVVQGLSQSDSNATVRAKANALYDDMAATMGVNTVRLPINTHTVANTTWWNAYRGAIDAATARGFKVILAYWEDGAASGGRITNLAAWNTMWSSVTSTYGSNSLVYFEPMNEPHGYTSAEWRDVAANWLGYHYSAVPGRVLIGGTGYSQDLRDVCNDSRFNATLLSFHHYAFFYSAMTYDAFRSHIQTRLGNCASRAVATEFGGPMSTGLNYADPNSTDNFVRHIRAMAQVMRDNQMGGTYWPALGGKPGTIGYDWYSMFALSGSGTDLNLTIRNTSGANRVRYGWGDAVSDPTPPPTTFYRVNVRHSGKAMDVQSPNTDNGARVGQYTYNGNAWQQWQFQDAGGGYWRLVSRHSGKCLDVVSASTADGAELIQYTCGTGNNQQFQMVASGSYFQLRARHSGKCVDVPSASTADGVVLKQYTCNTGTNQQWSRTAV, encoded by the coding sequence ATGACGCGGAGGCTGAGCGCCCTCGTGCTGGCCGCGCTCGCGGCGGTGACCAGCCTGGTGGTCGCCGCGTCGCCGGCCAGTGCCGCCACCAGCCAGTTCCGGGGCATGAACTGGGCCGTGCTGGGTGACAACTTCAGCACCGGCACGCTCGTAGTGCAGGGGCTGAGCCAGTCGGACAGCAACGCGACGGTGCGGGCCAAGGCCAACGCCCTCTATGACGACATGGCGGCCACCATGGGCGTCAACACGGTCCGGCTGCCGATCAACACGCATACGGTGGCCAACACGACCTGGTGGAACGCCTACCGCGGCGCCATCGACGCGGCGACCGCCCGTGGTTTCAAGGTCATCCTCGCCTACTGGGAGGACGGCGCGGCCTCCGGCGGCAGGATCACGAACCTTGCCGCCTGGAACACCATGTGGTCGAGCGTGACCAGCACGTACGGCTCGAACAGCCTCGTGTACTTCGAGCCGATGAACGAGCCGCACGGTTACACGTCGGCCGAGTGGCGCGACGTCGCGGCGAACTGGCTCGGCTACCACTACTCCGCGGTGCCCGGCCGGGTGCTCATCGGCGGCACCGGCTACAGCCAGGATCTGCGCGACGTCTGCAACGACAGCCGGTTCAACGCGACGCTGCTGTCGTTCCACCACTACGCCTTCTTCTACAGCGCGATGACCTACGACGCCTTCCGCAGCCACATCCAGACGCGGCTGGGCAACTGCGCCTCCCGCGCGGTCGCGACCGAGTTCGGCGGGCCGATGTCGACCGGCCTCAACTATGCCGACCCGAACAGCACCGACAACTTCGTGCGCCACATCCGCGCCATGGCCCAGGTCATGCGCGACAACCAGATGGGCGGCACCTACTGGCCCGCCCTCGGCGGCAAGCCCGGCACCATCGGCTACGACTGGTACTCGATGTTCGCCCTCAGCGGCAGCGGCACCGATCTCAACCTGACCATCCGCAACACCTCCGGCGCCAACCGGGTCCGGTACGGCTGGGGCGACGCCGTGAGCGACCCCACGCCGCCGCCGACGACGTTCTACCGGGTCAACGTGCGCCACAGCGGCAAGGCCATGGACGTCCAGTCCCCGAACACCGACAACGGCGCCCGCGTCGGCCAGTACACGTACAACGGCAATGCGTGGCAGCAGTGGCAGTTCCAGGACGCGGGCGGCGGCTACTGGCGCCTCGTCAGCCGGCACAGCGGCAAGTGCCTGGACGTGGTGAGCGCCTCGACCGCCGACGGCGCCGAGCTGATCCAGTACACCTGCGGCACCGGCAACAACCAGCAGTTCCAGATGGTCGCCAGCGGCAGTTACTTCCAGCTGCGGGCGCGGCACAGCGGCAAGTGCGTGGACGTGCCGTCCGCGTCGACCGCGGACGGCGTGGTGCTCAAGCAGTACACGTGCAACACGGGCACCAACCAGCAGTGGTCGCGTACGGCCGTCTAG